The region GAGCATCACCCCGAGCGTACCGGTCAGGAACATGATGATGGCCTTGGGGCCGAGGCGGATGATGCCGCCGAAATCGATGGCCACGCACAGCAGTACCAGCGCGCTGGGCAGCAGGTAGTCGCGCGCCACGGCATACAGGCCCGAGGCGTTGCCGTCGATAATGCCGAAGGTGTTGAGCAGCGCCGGTATCAGATAGCACATCAGCAGCGACGGGATATAGGCATAGAATTTTTTCCAGAAGCCGGTCGTACGCGAGGCGGACCAGAAGACGGCCCCCAGGGTCATGGCGAGCAGGCCGAGGACAACGGCGTCATTGGTGATCAGGGCTTGTGTGGCAGGTGGCATCGGTGATTCCGGTGGACGTGTCAGTGGCGGCCGGGATGCGGATAGCGGCCCCGGGCGTGGCGTGGTCGTATCCTATAGCAATGTTGGTGGCCAAACAAATTATTTGGCCGCCATCGCCGAATGTTTGTTTTGTAAAATCAAACACATGCGCACGGCTTTGCGCGCCCGGCAGGCAGGCCGGCGCTGTGTGTTGCATGCAAATGATAAGCTCGTCGTTCCGTATATTTGCAGGAGGCGCCGTGGTATTTCGCTATGTGGAGTTGTCCGGGGAGGAAGCAAGAAAGCTGTTTCCCCGCACAGTCGGCCATGTCTTGTCTTTCAGCCACTGCTTTGCCGTGGATGATGAGCGCGGTGCCGTGCTGGCGTGCCTGGGCGGGAAGGGGAGCCTGGCGCCGGAACGAGACGAACCGCCGACGTTCTACGATCTGCGGTGGGACGGCCACATCTATTCAGCCTGCGCGCATTACAAGACTTCCAAGGATGAGGACGGTTACATCACCACGTTTGACCTTAACCTGGGCATGCCCGCGCCGTTGTGGCACAAGGAAGACGAGGTGCGGGGGCTGTGGCGCGAAGCGCTGCAGGTGCAATACAGCGGCATGAGCAGAAGAGCCCAGCGCGTGCGGGTGAACTTTGTCGGCCACCCCGGCTGAACGTTTTTCTTACAGATAGCGGGCCAGCAGTGCCTTGTCCATTGCCCCATCGAGTTCAATCCGCACGAAGTGCCCGCTGCCCGGCGCCACGGCAATCTCGTCGCCGGCGTCATTGAGCATGCGCGTGATGGCGATATCGCGGTTGCCGGCCGGGTGCATCACTTCGATGCGGTCGCCGACGGCAAAGCGGTTTTTCACGTCGATCCTGGCCCAGCCGTTTTCCACGCTCAGCACGTCGCCCACGTACTGGCTGCGGTCCGCCTCGGACGCGCCGCGCATATAGTTCTGGTGGGTCTGCGTATGGTGGCGCTGGTAGAAACCGTCGGTATAGCCGCGGTTGGCCAGGCCCTGCAGCTGGCCCAGCAGGCTGATGTCGAAGGGCCTGCCGGCGACGGCATCGTCGATCGCCTGGCGATACACTTGCGCCGTGCGCGCCGCGTAGTACAGCGACTTGGTGCGGCCTTCCACTTTCAGCGAGTGCACGCCGATCTTGACCAGGCGCTCGATATGCTCGACGGCGCGCAAATCCTTCGAGTTCATGATGTAGGTGCCGTGCTCGTCTTCCAGGATCGGCATCAGCTGGCCCGGGCGCTGCGCTTCCTCGATCAGATAGGGCTGGTCGGCCAGCGGATGGCGCGGCTGTTGGTGCAGGGCCGAGAAGGAATTGGCCTGTTCCAATGCCTGCTCGAATTTCAGAGGGATCACCTGCATCGCGCCCAGGTCGCCGCTGGCGTCCTCGTTCGCGTTTTTCACTTTGTAGTCCCAGCGGCAGGAATTGGTGCACGTGCCCTGGTTCGGGTCGCGGTGGTTGAAGTAGCCGGATAGCAGGCAGCGGCCCGAATACGCGATGCACAGCGCGCCATGCACGAATACTTCCAGTTCCATTTCCGGGCAGCGCTGGCGGATTTCCTCGATCTCGTCGAGCGACAGTTCGCGCGACAAAATCACGCGCGTCAGGCCCATGCGGTGCCAGAATTTCACGTCGGCCCAGTTGACGGCATTCGCCTGCACCGACAGGTGTACGGGCACGTCCGGCCACTTGTCGCGCACCATCATGATCAGACCGGGGTCGGCCATGATCAGCGCATCGGGGCGCATGGCGATCACCGGTTCCATGTCGCGCAAATAAGTTTTCAGCTTGGCATTGTGGGCGAAGATATTGCTGGCGACAAAGAACTGCTTGCCGCGCGCATGCGCGCCTTCGATGCCTTCCTGCAGCGCCTGCAAGGTGGAAAAGTCGTTATTGCGCACGCGCAGGCTGTAGCGCGGCTGCCCCGCGTAGACGGCGTCGGCGCCATAGTCGAAGGCGGCGTGCATCTTGGCCAGCGAGCCGGCAGGCAGGAGTAATTCGGGAGCGTGGCGCATGGCAGGGATAGGCAAAGCCGGCGATTGTAGGCCGGTGGCGGCGCAAATGCCTTGCCTTGGATCAAGGAATTGCTGTTGCATTTCGTGATCTGCCAGTAACAAATAGTAAAGGAATGCTTGTGACAATTCCACTTTTAAATGATAATGGTTCTCATTTAATGATGGGGGGTGCCGGGTGGAGGTCAGTGTTGAGAGTCTGTATCGTGAGCATCGCGGCTGGCTGAACAGCTGGCTGCGGGCGCGGCTCGGGCATTGCTCGCATCGCGCCGCCGACTTCGTGCAGGACACTTTCGTACGCATCTTGCAGTCCGGCACCAGCGCCGCCGAGATCGTGCAGCCGAAATCCTACCTGGCCACCATCGCGCGCGGCCTGATGGTCGACCACTTCCGCCGCAGCGACCTGGAACAGGCTTACCTGGCGGAACTGGCGCACATGCCGGAAGCGCTGCAGCCTTCGCCCGAGGAGCGCGCCATCCTGCTGGAAACGCTGCTGACGATAGACCGCATGCTGGCCGGGCTGGGGCCGAAAGTACGGCAGGCCTTCTTGCTGGCGCAGATCGACGGCCTCGACTATGCGACAATTGCGCAGGAGCTCGACGTGTCTGTCAGCAGTGTCAAACAATATATGCGAAAGGCCGTCTTGCAATGTCTGCAATGTCTTTAAGCACTACGGACGTCGAAGACCTGCACCTGGAAGCGGCGGCGGAATGGTTTGTTTCGCTGGCGGAGGAGGGCGGCGCCGAAGCGCTGCGCCGCTGGCAGCAGTGGCATGACGCGGCGCCGGCGCACCAGCAGGCATGGGCAAAAGTCGAGCGTCTGCAAAGCCTGCTGGCCGGCGCGCCGTTGCAGGCGGCCCATATTCTGCGCACGCCTGTGCGCGAATCCCGCAAAAGCAAACCCGAACGGAAATCGCGGCGCCAGCTGATGGCTTGCATCGGCGTGGCCTTTACCACCGGCATGGGCTGGGCCTTGCTGCCGGCCGCACCCGAGCGCGCGCCGATCCGCTGGCTGGCCAGCGCGCGCGGCGAGCGCCGCCTGGTAACCCTGCCGGACGGCGGCCGTGCCTGGCTCGGCTCCAACACGCGCGTGGGTCTGGACTATGATGCGCACCGCCGCGATATCTACCTGGCCCAGGGCGTGCTGCAGCTCACCACCGGCAGCGATGCACAGCAACGTCCGCTACGCATCGTCTCGCGCGATGGCGTGGTGCGGCCGCTGGGCACGCGTTTGACCATCAGCCAGTTTGCCGCGCACACCATGCTGACGGTGCAGCAGCATGCGGCCCAGGTGCAAACGCCCGGCGGACCGGTGGTGACGGTGCAGGCCGGACAGCGCGTGCGCTTTGCCAGCACCGGCTGCGGCCGGGTGCAGCTGTCGCCGGTCGCCGACGATGCCTGGACCCGTGGCCTGCTGATGGCGCTCGATACGCCCCTGCCAGAATTTGCCGCTCAGTTCGCCCTGTATTCTGGGCAGGCGGTCGAGGTGGCGCCGGCGCTGGCCAGCCGCCGTGTTTCCGGCACTTACCAGATCGATGCGGCGGAACGCTCGCTCTATACCCTGGCCGATGTGCTGGCCATCCGCGCGGAACGCACGGCAGCGGGCTGGCGGCTGCGGCCCCGTTAAAATATTTTTTACTATCGACTGTCCTTTTTCGATATTGCTTCGGCCTACAGATAAGCCCATTATTTGTAGACGAAAAATGACTCTTGTTGCCGATAGCGCTGTCCCCGTTTCTTTTCCTGTACGCAAACTGCGTCCCCTGCTGGCCGCGCTGTTAAGCGCTGGCGTCATCCTGCCCGTTCTTGCCGCCGACGCGCCGCCGCGCCCGGCGCCGGCGAAAACCTATGCGCTGGGCTCTGCTCCGCTGGCCGATGTGCTGAACCGCTTTGCCGCCGAATCCGGTGTCATCCTGGTGTTTGACGCCGCCTTGCTGCAGGGTCTGCAGTCGCGTGGATTGCAAGGCAAATACGATGTGCCGTCGGGCTTCCAGGCCCTGCTGGCCGATTCCCGATTTGAAGTCGTGATGGGGGCCTCGGGCGGCTATATCCTGCGCGCCCGTCCTGTTCCAGCCGCTGTGCGCGACGAGCGTTCGGCGGCCGAAAAGCGGCCGGCGCACACGCTGTCGGAAATTACCGTCGAAGCAAAGACGCTGCCGACGGTCGAGCGCATGGACCGTGAAATGATCCGCAACATGCCGGCCATTAACGGCGACATGACCAGCCAGCTGAAACTGAACCCGAACATCCAGTACGCCGAAACGTCGCTGGCGTCGGCCACCGGCGGCGAAATCGCGCCGGCCGAGATCAGCATCCATGGCGCCAAGCCGTACCAGAATGAAATCCTGGTCGACGGCATCTCAATTTCCAACGATATCGATCCGGGCAACAAGATCACCACCACCAGCGTCGACCAGATACCGGGCGGCTCGCAGGCGCTGGCCATCGACAGCAGCATCTTGTGCGAGATCGATGTCAAGGATTCCAATGTCTCGGCCGAGTATGGCCGTTTTACCGGCGGCGTGGTCAGCGCTACCGTCTGTTCTGCACGCAAGAAGTTTGGCGGCAATGTCTCGGTGGGCTACAGCTCCTCCAGCTGGAGCAAGCTGTTCATCGATCCGGCCCGCCAGGAAGAATTCGAAGACTCGGCGAATGCCGATCTGCAGCCGCATTTCAAGAAATGGACATATAAAACCACGGTGGAAGCGCGGCCCAGCGACAGCTGGGGCGTGCTGATGAACGTGGTGCGCCGCAAATCCGAGATTCCGCTCAAGCGTTTCAATACCGAAAACGCCGGCACCACCGCCAGCCGCGAAGTCACGCAGACCCGGCAGCAAGATACCATGCTGCTCAAGGCCGACTACTCGCCGGCCGACAGCCGCCACAAGGGCGAAGTGACGGTGGTGTATGCGCCGTCGTCGAATACCTATTTCATGGAAAACTACCGCGACAGCAATTACACCATCGATAGCGGCGGTCTGAATCTGAGCGGCAAGTGGGAATCGCGCTACGACTTGGCCAGGCTGACGCACCAGGTATCGTATTCCAAGAACGAGCAGTCGCGCCGCAGCGATGCCGATTATTACCGCGCCTGGCGCTGGTCGACCGACAAGAACTGGGGCGACCCGACTGGCAGCACCAATCCGACCAGTGGCGAGGGCGCGCGCGGCGATATCGACCAGGAAATACAAACCATGCAGTACAAGTTCCGTGCCGCATTCGAGCCGTTCAACCTGGGCCAGACCCGGCATCGCGCCACGGCGGGCGCAGAACTGCGCCACCAGGAAGCCAATTACGAACGCCTGAAAGACCATTTTTACTATCTGACGCCAGCCAATTTGCCGACCACCGGCGCCGCCTCGCGCTGCACCCTGCCCGACGGCACGGTCGATACGGAAGCGTGCTCGGTCACCAGGACACCGCGCCAGAACGCAGGCCAGTATTTCGGCCGCCTGATGACCTATCACGCGGGCAAGTTTGATATTGAAAGCAATTCCTGGGCCGCCTATGCGGAAGACGAGGCGACCTGGCGCAACCTGACCCTGCGCGTCGGCGTGCGCGGCGACAAGGACAGCCTGGCCGGCGGCACCAATTTCGCGCCGCGCCTGAAATTGGGCTGGCAGGTGACGGACCCCTTGTACCTCGATGTCGGCGCCAACCGCTATTACGGCCGCAACCTGTTTGCCTATGCGCTGCAGGAAAAAGCCAATACCCTGCTGACGACGCAAACGCGCACCAACAACCTGGCCTGGGGCGCGGCCACCACCAGCAAGCCCCTGAACCGCCTGGAAGACATGAAGTCGCCGTATGACGACGAGCTGACCGCTGGCGTCACCTATGACTCGGACTTGCTGGCCGGCCCCTTGAGCCTGCGATTCACGCATCGTAACGGCAAGGACCAGGTGGTGCGCCTGGTACGCTCGGGCCAGACCGATTGCAACAGCAACAGCTGCTATATTTTCAGCAATGACGGCGGCAGCGACACCAAGGACATCACGCTCAGCTGGTCCAATGCGCGCGCCTTCAAGATCGGCGACGTGGCCAACCGCATGTGGATCGCGGTGAACAAGAGTGATGTCAAATCCAACTATGCGACCTATGCGGAAAACTACGGTTCGGCGATGTTGCGCGACGACCTGATCCGCTACGACTGCAAGGTGATCCGGTATTCGGAGCAACCTGCCGAGAACTACAACCGTCCCTGGACCTTGCGCATCGGCGCCATGAGCACCTGGCCTGCGCATAGCCTGACCGTCAGCAATATTTTGCGCATGCGCGGTGGCTACGAGAAAATTTTGCGTAACGGCACCTTCGTCCACGAAGGCGCGACCTTGGAAAACTACGAGAAGACCCGCTTGCCCCAGTCGAATGCCATCGATACCGTTGTGAACTGGAATCCGCGTGTGTACCGCAACCAGCGCCTCGATGTGAAACTGACCATCGAAAACATCACCAATGAAAAAAACAAGATGACGGTCAACGACACCTATGCCAGCTACGAACGGGGCCGCACCTTCGCGCTGGAGATCGGCTATGGTTTCTAACATGATGACTACGCGCAAAAAACTGCAGGGCATCGCTTTCTTTACCCTGTGCATCGCCATCGTGGCGCCAGCGATGGCCGCCACCGTTGAATCGTTCCGCTGGGACAGCCAGGTGCAGCGCGGTCAGCTGGCCAACGGCCTGACGTATTACATCGTCGACAGCGCCAGCGCCGCAGACCCGCAAGCGAGCAAGCAAGTGTCGCTGCAACTGCTGGTGCGCGTCGGCTCGCTCGATGAAAAGGACGATCAGTCCGGCGTGGCGCACATGGTCGAACATATGGTGTTTCAAACCACCAAGGCCCATCCGGAAGGCTTGAAGACCCATATGGAAAGCCTGGGCTGGCGCATCGGCTCGCACTACAACGCGCAGACCAATTTCGAGCGCACCCTGTATTACCTGACGGCGCCGCCCGGCCGTGTCGACGCGGGCCTGGGCGTGCTGGCCGAGATCGCCGGCGGCGCGCTGATACCGGCCGACGGCCTGGAGCGCGAGCGCCAGATCATCCTCGAAGAATGGCGCACCAAGCTGGGTGTGCGTGAACGGATGGACCGCCAGCGCCGCGCCATGCTGCGCGAGGGTTCGCTGTACCCGCAACGCCCGACCATCGGCACGGAAGCGAGCATCCGCCAGCAGCCGGTGGACAATTTGCGCAAGTTCTACAGCGACTGGTACCGCCCCGGCAATATGGCCCTGCTAATCGTCGGCAAGGTCGATGCTGCCGCCCTGAAACCTGCCATCGAACGTTACTTTGGCGGCCTGGTGCCGGCCGCTTTGCCGCAACGTAATGCGCCCGATCCCGTGCTGCGCGACCAGCTGCGCATCACGCGCCTGCAGGATGCGGAAAGCGGCACCAGCCAGGTTGGCTGGGTCACGCGTTTCACGGTCGACAAGCGCCAGGATGAAGCCGGCCTGCGCGAGCGCATCATCGACCGCATCGCCGAGCGCAGCCTGCGTGCGCTGGTGCGCGAGTCCGCCGACAGCCTGCCGGCCGGCGTTTCCTCGCTGACCGTCAGCAAGGGCGAGCTCGGCGAATCGACGGCCTCGCTGGGCTTTGCCTCCAGCGTGGCGGTCGACGCCCACCGGGCCGCCATGGAACAGATCCTGCTGGTGCAGGAACGCCTGCGCCGCAATGGGCTGAACGTAGCCGATATCGAGCGCGAAATTGCCGATGTGCGCCGCCTGAACGACAAGGGCCCGGCGCAGCAGGCCGCGCGCGACTTCAACGGCTGGCTGCAGATGCTGGGTGCCGCCGTGGAGGGCGAGCGCATCATGCAGGACCCGCTGCAAAAACAGGCGCAGATCAGCCGCATCCTGGCTGGCTTGAGCCCGGCCGATATCAACGCGCGTGCCCTGCAATGGGTCAATGCGCCCGACCGCGCGCTGTTCATGCTGGCGCCGGGCCTGAGCCCCTTGAGCCTGCCATCGAAAGAAGACGTGCTGGCCACGCAGCAAAAAATTGCCACGGCACCGCTGCCGGCCCTGCTGAAGGCGGAGCCAGTGACCACCGTGGCCAGCATGCCGCGGCTGTCGTCCAGTGGCGACATCGTGCGACAGGATGAGCTCGGCAATGGCGTGCAGCGCTGGACCCTGGACAATGGCGATGTGCTGGTCTGGCACGCCACGCCGGAAGACAGCACGATGCGCTTTGCCGCCCATGCGCTGGCCGGCTACCGCATGCCGGGCGCGCCGTCGTGGCAGTGGCAGCTGGCGGCCCAGCTGGGCCGCGACGCCGACCTGTCCGGCCAAGCGCCGGGCGAGCTCGATCGCTGGGCAAGCGAGCGCAAGGTCAAGCTGTCGCAGCAGCAAAGCCCGATCCAGCTCGGCTACACCGCGCAAGTCGCGCCCGCGCAGCTGGAAGACCTGCTGCGCCTGTATGCGGCGCGCCAGCTGCAAAGCGAGATTGGCCTTGAGGCGCTCACCAGCGTGGGCCAGCAACTGGCACGCCAGGCGGCGCGCCGCCCGGACAGCGCCGGCGAACGCGCGGGCCGCGAAATGAGCGTGCTGCGCTATGGCGAGCTGCCGCTGGACGGCTATCCCGATGCCGGCGCCCTGAAGCAATTGATGACGGAACAGGGTTTGCAGACGGTGCGCGGACAATGGCTGCAGCTGCGCCGCCAGCCGGTGACGTATTTTGTCAGCGGACCGCTGGACGCGGCCCAGGTCAGGGAACTGGCCGAGCGCTACCTGGCCGGCATTCCGCGCCAGGCCGCCGCGCAGGCGCCAACCGCGCTGGCGCAGCGCAAGGGCTACCGCGAAAGCCGCCTGGCCATCAGTGTCGAGCCGCAAGGCAGCGTGCGCGCCGAAGGCAGCCAGGACATGGAATGGACGCCCGAGCGCGCCATGCGCACGGCGATTCTGTCGCGCATCATCTACCGCAGCCTGCGCCAGGAACTGCGCGAAAAAGAAGCCGGCATCTACCGCCTCAACTACAAGCTGAGCCTGGACCCGCACAACCATGCCAACAGCGAACTGTCGTTCACGGCCGCGCCGGAACGCCTGGACGCCTTGTGGTCATCGGCCAAACGCGTGCTCGAACGCCTGCCTGCGCAACTGGACACGGCCATGCTGAAGGAAGAAATCGCCAAGATGCGCAGCGACGAGTCGAAACGGGTGGCGGACAGCACCACCCAGTTCAACCGCTTGCAACTGAGCTACACGCAATTTGGCGACGCCCGCTACCTGGCGGACAGCAAGCAACTGGCCGGTACGTTGACGCCCGAGAGCATGCGCGCGTTTGCGCAGGAGTTCAGGCTGGCGCAGGATATGGCGGTGGTGAAGGTGTTGCCGAAGAAGGCAGAGAAGGGGAGTTGATGCCGCATAAAACGCCAACCTGTACAGGGTTGGCGTTTTTTTGGAAACACCGTTCAATTCCTGTTCAAGCCGGCTTGCCCAGCTCCTTCTCCAAAAACTTCTCCAGCGCCTCCAG is a window of Janthinobacterium sp. J1-1 DNA encoding:
- the yegQ gene encoding tRNA 5-hydroxyuridine modification protein YegQ — encoded protein: MRHAPELLLPAGSLAKMHAAFDYGADAVYAGQPRYSLRVRNNDFSTLQALQEGIEGAHARGKQFFVASNIFAHNAKLKTYLRDMEPVIAMRPDALIMADPGLIMMVRDKWPDVPVHLSVQANAVNWADVKFWHRMGLTRVILSRELSLDEIEEIRQRCPEMELEVFVHGALCIAYSGRCLLSGYFNHRDPNQGTCTNSCRWDYKVKNANEDASGDLGAMQVIPLKFEQALEQANSFSALHQQPRHPLADQPYLIEEAQRPGQLMPILEDEHGTYIMNSKDLRAVEHIERLVKIGVHSLKVEGRTKSLYYAARTAQVYRQAIDDAVAGRPFDISLLGQLQGLANRGYTDGFYQRHHTQTHQNYMRGASEADRSQYVGDVLSVENGWARIDVKNRFAVGDRIEVMHPAGNRDIAITRMLNDAGDEIAVAPGSGHFVRIELDGAMDKALLARYL
- a CDS encoding sigma-70 family RNA polymerase sigma factor — translated: MEVSVESLYREHRGWLNSWLRARLGHCSHRAADFVQDTFVRILQSGTSAAEIVQPKSYLATIARGLMVDHFRRSDLEQAYLAELAHMPEALQPSPEERAILLETLLTIDRMLAGLGPKVRQAFLLAQIDGLDYATIAQELDVSVSSVKQYMRKAVLQCLQCL
- a CDS encoding FecR domain-containing protein — protein: MSLSTTDVEDLHLEAAAEWFVSLAEEGGAEALRRWQQWHDAAPAHQQAWAKVERLQSLLAGAPLQAAHILRTPVRESRKSKPERKSRRQLMACIGVAFTTGMGWALLPAAPERAPIRWLASARGERRLVTLPDGGRAWLGSNTRVGLDYDAHRRDIYLAQGVLQLTTGSDAQQRPLRIVSRDGVVRPLGTRLTISQFAAHTMLTVQQHAAQVQTPGGPVVTVQAGQRVRFASTGCGRVQLSPVADDAWTRGLLMALDTPLPEFAAQFALYSGQAVEVAPALASRRVSGTYQIDAAERSLYTLADVLAIRAERTAAGWRLRPR
- a CDS encoding TonB-dependent receptor plug domain-containing protein, with protein sequence MTLVADSAVPVSFPVRKLRPLLAALLSAGVILPVLAADAPPRPAPAKTYALGSAPLADVLNRFAAESGVILVFDAALLQGLQSRGLQGKYDVPSGFQALLADSRFEVVMGASGGYILRARPVPAAVRDERSAAEKRPAHTLSEITVEAKTLPTVERMDREMIRNMPAINGDMTSQLKLNPNIQYAETSLASATGGEIAPAEISIHGAKPYQNEILVDGISISNDIDPGNKITTTSVDQIPGGSQALAIDSSILCEIDVKDSNVSAEYGRFTGGVVSATVCSARKKFGGNVSVGYSSSSWSKLFIDPARQEEFEDSANADLQPHFKKWTYKTTVEARPSDSWGVLMNVVRRKSEIPLKRFNTENAGTTASREVTQTRQQDTMLLKADYSPADSRHKGEVTVVYAPSSNTYFMENYRDSNYTIDSGGLNLSGKWESRYDLARLTHQVSYSKNEQSRRSDADYYRAWRWSTDKNWGDPTGSTNPTSGEGARGDIDQEIQTMQYKFRAAFEPFNLGQTRHRATAGAELRHQEANYERLKDHFYYLTPANLPTTGAASRCTLPDGTVDTEACSVTRTPRQNAGQYFGRLMTYHAGKFDIESNSWAAYAEDEATWRNLTLRVGVRGDKDSLAGGTNFAPRLKLGWQVTDPLYLDVGANRYYGRNLFAYALQEKANTLLTTQTRTNNLAWGAATTSKPLNRLEDMKSPYDDELTAGVTYDSDLLAGPLSLRFTHRNGKDQVVRLVRSGQTDCNSNSCYIFSNDGGSDTKDITLSWSNARAFKIGDVANRMWIAVNKSDVKSNYATYAENYGSAMLRDDLIRYDCKVIRYSEQPAENYNRPWTLRIGAMSTWPAHSLTVSNILRMRGGYEKILRNGTFVHEGATLENYEKTRLPQSNAIDTVVNWNPRVYRNQRLDVKLTIENITNEKNKMTVNDTYASYERGRTFALEIGYGF
- a CDS encoding insulinase family protein, whose translation is MMTTRKKLQGIAFFTLCIAIVAPAMAATVESFRWDSQVQRGQLANGLTYYIVDSASAADPQASKQVSLQLLVRVGSLDEKDDQSGVAHMVEHMVFQTTKAHPEGLKTHMESLGWRIGSHYNAQTNFERTLYYLTAPPGRVDAGLGVLAEIAGGALIPADGLERERQIILEEWRTKLGVRERMDRQRRAMLREGSLYPQRPTIGTEASIRQQPVDNLRKFYSDWYRPGNMALLIVGKVDAAALKPAIERYFGGLVPAALPQRNAPDPVLRDQLRITRLQDAESGTSQVGWVTRFTVDKRQDEAGLRERIIDRIAERSLRALVRESADSLPAGVSSLTVSKGELGESTASLGFASSVAVDAHRAAMEQILLVQERLRRNGLNVADIEREIADVRRLNDKGPAQQAARDFNGWLQMLGAAVEGERIMQDPLQKQAQISRILAGLSPADINARALQWVNAPDRALFMLAPGLSPLSLPSKEDVLATQQKIATAPLPALLKAEPVTTVASMPRLSSSGDIVRQDELGNGVQRWTLDNGDVLVWHATPEDSTMRFAAHALAGYRMPGAPSWQWQLAAQLGRDADLSGQAPGELDRWASERKVKLSQQQSPIQLGYTAQVAPAQLEDLLRLYAARQLQSEIGLEALTSVGQQLARQAARRPDSAGERAGREMSVLRYGELPLDGYPDAGALKQLMTEQGLQTVRGQWLQLRRQPVTYFVSGPLDAAQVRELAERYLAGIPRQAAAQAPTALAQRKGYRESRLAISVEPQGSVRAEGSQDMEWTPERAMRTAILSRIIYRSLRQELREKEAGIYRLNYKLSLDPHNHANSELSFTAAPERLDALWSSAKRVLERLPAQLDTAMLKEEIAKMRSDESKRVADSTTQFNRLQLSYTQFGDARYLADSKQLAGTLTPESMRAFAQEFRLAQDMAVVKVLPKKAEKGS